GGGATATTTGCAAGATATTCTCTACGAATATAAGTATGATATGCACCGGTATCAAACAGTGCGGTTGCTTTTTTACCTTCAATTTCAATTTCTTTTATGATTCTACTCATTTTAACTATTTACAAGTAAACCTTGTAACCACACGATTTCACAGATTATCACAAGATTAAAAAAGTAAGAAATTATCAAAATTTTAATTATCTGTGTAAATCTTGTGTTAATCTTGTGGTTTCTGATGTTGTTTTATAATTTCCTATGCTGCAAGAAAACTTCGTAACCACTGAAGCACGGAATCACGGAATAATTTTTTTCTGCCACAGGCGGACCGCCTTTGGCGAAAAATTCATCGCAACTTCTAAAGATTTTATTCGTGATTTAACCTTTAACCTGCCTTATTTTCCACCGTACCCATTTTCATAAACAAATACCTTACTGGAATTATTCGTTTCCTTATCGGGTCAACTGCAAGTCCGAGTTCTTCAAGCACAACCGTGCCTAAAACCTGTGTATCTGACTTTTTACCAAATATAACCCTTGTAGTCAAACTTTTACTGTCAAGAGTAATTTTTGCTTCGCCAAGAAATCTTTTTACAACCTTGCCATCAGCCAATTCAACCTCAACTTCTTCAGTTTTTCTTATACCGAGCGATTCTAAAATTTTTTCTGAAATCACAGTAAGTGTTGCACCTGTATCAACAAGAACATTCACAGTTTCCTTTTTTCGTTTTCCTTTAATTTCTATTTCTATTCTTGTTTCACCCATAATCTTTCACTCCACTAAAAGTATAAAATCCCTGTACATCAAGATAATCACGAAATCACGAAGTTTTAGACTTTTTTCGGAGTTTCGTGTCTTCGTGGTTGAGATTTATCCTGCCTGCCCGACGGTTGTCAGGCGGGTAAATCCTGTCAGGTTCTTTTTTGTTTTTAATTTTAACCTTTAACCTTTTTCGCCTGAGGCGAATCTCCGCCACGGCGGATCTGCCTTTGGCATGACGCCTTTGGCGGAAACCTTTAACCTGCCTTATTTTCCTTCGTCCCCTTTTTTCACGTCCATTTTAATACTCAACAAACTCTTTAGGATAATGAGTCAAATCAATGGTTTCTTTTTCTGGGACTGGAACTATTCCCCATTCCTGCATAGTTAATGCTCCTATTAAAATAGCAATGTTATTTCCTTTATCATCCTTGCCAATATTTTCAAGCACTCTTGCTTCAAAACTAATTGGCAGTCCTTCAAGAAAACCTGCGATCAAACACTTTTTAGTAACCTGATGAACCTTCCCGCCAAGGCTAACAGGTTCTGGTTTTTCTATTTCAAGTATAGGAAAAGTATCAGCTATTTCTTTTAGTACATATGTATTCTTTGCTCCAGTATCAAATAATGTCAAATATTTTTTATCTTTAATTTCAATATAATTGATTATTCGTCCCATTTTATTTCAACAAGTTAATAGGACGCTGATTTTCGCAGAAAAAACAGATTTAAAATTTATATTTTTAAAATCTGCGTACATCTGCGTCCAAAAAAGGAAATTCCTATACTATATATTTGTGTCTCTATTCGTGCTTTAACCTTTAACCTGCCTTATGGTGATACAGGTGTTATCGTTATTGTGATACCTTGTTGGGTTTCGGTTGTTGTTTTTGTGGGTGCTAAAAACTGTGTCCACATATACCGCTTCTCGCCTGGTGGAACATTTACACCATTTTCTGTTGTTGGACCTGCAAAGACAGTATTTGTAGCGGTCTGCGCTGTTGTTGATACTATATCTTCACTCCCAAAATCTGACGGGCTTGGTTCTGCGGAACTTACTATTACATAAAATACAAACTGGTCTATACCCGCGGTTGTCCCTGCAGTCCAGCCTGGTGGTGTAGACAGTTTTATCTGGTATGTAGCGTTTACATCACCATTATTTGTAATTGTTGCACTTGAATCCGAGATTACAGAGCCACCAAACGACACCTGCCCAAAATTGAATGATAGTTCGGTTATATCCACAGATAGCGGGTCTATCCAGGTTACTGTTGAGCCGATGCCATCGTAATCGTAATCTTCTCCAGCTTTTACACCGCTCCATTTCCTGAATGTCCAATTTATGTCGGAGCCATCAGCTTTGACATTGTAATTTGCTGTGCCAGATGTATCGTTGAATACGCAACTGTAGAATGTAGCGTTTGATGTTATACCTGTTACACGGATATAACTTGCATCGCCTGCACCGGCTTGTATTGTATCAAAAGTGCCAGAACTTAAATCCACAACAGTTGTCCCTGGAACAATTACAACACCGCTTGAGGCTAAATTAGAAAACGTATAATTACTGGCATTGATTGTGCCGGATGCATAGAAGCCGTAATAATTGCTTGCTGCGGAGGTAGAAATTGTAGGATATGCTTGTGTGCCGAGCATTTGGAGTGTGCCACCAGTATCAACGGTCAATTTTGTTCCAACTGGTGTATCGCTGAATTCAATTTTCTTTTGAACATTCTGGTCGTTAGATGAAGAGATTGTAACAAAATAAAACACATCACCTACGCTATAAGCATCTGAACCGATAGTGAATACAACTCCCCTCGCTGTACTTGTGTAAGCGCTACCTTCTGTAGCAGTGCCATCTGATATGAATGAAGCGCCTATTGCGGAACTACGCTTTACTTCAAAGCTCGGGTCACCAACGCATTTCACTTCCCACAACTCGGTAACCGTCATACTATCAACAGTTACAGGATAAGTAATTGACCCTGTTCCGTTTAATGTAGAATTCGGCTGTGTCGCTGTTGATACATATAACAAATTTCCAAAATTCCAAATTTCCGAATTTCCGCTTTGTATATGGTAATCACCCCAGATTTTTACATTACCTGATGTCCCATCCTGATTATACGAAACCAGATACGACCCCGCAGTATCCATCCCATTAGTCGCCACTTTAGTGGCAGAATACAAATTACAATTCTTTAATGTTAGTTTGGAAACAGAACCAGCACTATAATAAATATCACCATTTGTATTATTTCCACCTTTACCTAATTCACAGTTCACCACTGTGTTATTTATGGAATTATATGTGTCAATACCATATTGATTTGAATAGCAACTGTTATTGCTTATTGTGTTATTGTTGGAACTGTTGTTAAGGCAAATGCCATAATTAGTATTTGAATAGCAACTGTTATTGCTTATTATGTTGTTGTTGGAATTGTTGTTAAGTAAAATGCCATAAGCAGAATTTGAATAACAACTGTTATTGCTTATTGTGTTGTTGGAATCTCCGGCAAGGTAAATGCCATAAGAAGTATTTGAATAGCAACTGTTATTACTTATTGTGTTGTTGTTGCAACTGCTGTAAAGGTAAATGCCATAAGCAGAATTTGAATAGCAACTGTTATTACTTATTGTGTTGTTGTTGCAATTGCTGTAAAGGAGAATGCCATAATTAGAACTTGAATAACAACTGTTATTGCTTATTGTGTTGTTGGAACTTTGGTTAAGATAAATATCATAATATCCACTATGAACGGTGCAGTAATTTATCTTTCCTCTTGTGCCGGGACCATCAAATGTTATTCCGAATTTACTGGTGGCATTCACTCCCACACTGCTTATTTCTACATAATAGAGATTAAAATTTGTCTCAGTTTGAGACAAATTTCGGATGTAGGTTTTTGCCGACGGGTTGTCAGAAGCAATCAAGCAGTTCCTTGTAGACGGTGTTGTTGTAGTATTGCCTTGAACATCAAAAATACCACCGTTATTGACAATTATTCCAAATTCACCATCACTGTTACATTTTATTTTTAATGCTGAAATATAGCCCGTATTCGGTGGCATCAGAAGTTTTCCACCATTCTGGATATCTATATTTCCTGCTACAACCATCGTTCTTGTATCCACCGCACCGTCGTACTGCAAAGTGCCTGAAATCGTGATAGTAGAGCAAGTAACAGCAGTATCGTTCCTGTTGAAAGTAACCGTGTGCCCGCTCTGGATTTCCACACCCTGACTTGACAATGGAATTGTCCCATCTTCCCAAGTATTAGTAGAATCCCAGTTCCCACTTGCCACTGATTTAATAACAGATGAAGGAAGGGTACACCTGATTGTACGGAAGTCGTTGTTTGAACTGCCGGTAACATAAACTTTAGCAGAAGTATCTACCGCTATACCATATGCATTATCATCAAATCCACTGTTATACCCGGTGGATGATTGAAACACCAAGTTATTATTATATTTTAGTGTAAGATAATCCCAGTTTGAACCGTTATTTAAGAAACCTGTAACATAAACATTACCCGACTTGTCCACCGCAATACCTTGCCCACGGTCATCATATGTAGTATCAAACACAACGGATGACTGAAACGTCAAATTAGAATTATACTTTACTGTAATACAAGCATCATTTGCGCCATTATTTCTAAGACCTGTAACAAACACATTACCTGAAGTATCAATAGCAACACCATAACTATCATCCCAATTCCCGCTGTCATATGCATCAGATGATAGAAACACCAAATTACTATCGTATTTTATTACGGCATAATCATATGAAGCGTTATATGATGCACCAGTAATATACACATTACCTGAATTATCTACTGCAACTTTTTTAGCAAGGTCGTTATTCCCACCATTAAATACAACAGAGGATTGAAATACTAGATTGGAATCATACTTTACTGTAACAAAATCATCATTAGAACCATTATTTGAGTTGCCGGTAACATAAACATTATTATTTTTAACTGCTATACCAAAGCCTTCATCAGCATTATTATACACACTGTTAAATACGGCAGATGATTGAAATACCAGATTGGAATTATATTTTACTGTAACATAATCCCAATTTGAACCATTAGATGAGCGTCCTATAACATAAACATCTCCGGAAGTGCTTACTGCCACACTCTGGGCTTCATCATTATAATTATACACGCTATTAAATGTTGCTGAGGCAAGCATCACACCTGTGGCATCATATTTTATTGTGAAATAGTCATTAGCAGTGACACCATTTGAAGAACTACCAGTAACATAAATATACGGACCACCTGCTGTGATTGTATCTACCGCTACACCGCCACCGCCATCTGCATTCCCACCATCATACACACTACCACCGGCTTGAGAAAAATCGCCTGTGAAACCAGCCCAGAGGCAGGTAATATGGAAATATAGAAATATGGAAACAAGGAAAAACAAAACCAAATTTTTTTCGTGTTTATTCGTGTTCATTCGTGGTTCCATTTTACTGTTTTTTATATCCATTTTAAGTATAAAGTATTTTTGTGATTTTGTCAATGTGAATTTTGTTACATATTAAAATCAATTAAAAATGTAAAATGTAAAATTGTGGTAGAAAGCATTTTTAATTTTTAATTTTTAATTGCCTCTAGTTTAGATAATTTTCATTTCTTTTTAATAATTTCTACTTCAAGGTCTTTACAAATTCCTCTCGCTGTAAATGTGTTTATCTCTTTATGTCTCGGTATCGTTGCTGATTCCCCGCTTTCAGGATTGTAAAATATCGTGTGTTTTTTACCTTCTTTTTCAAATACGCAACCGTTCTCTAAAAGATGTCTGATTAACTCTTTCCTTTTCATACATTCACAGTGATTCTCTCTTCTAAAACCTTGTTTTGACCACTGATAAAGTGTCTGTAATTAGATTCAAGTATCATCTTGATTGATTCTTTTAAGTTCTCTTTCACTTCATCAATGGTCTTACCCTGCGAATGCGCACCCGGCAACTCCTTTACATATCCAGCATACCAGTTCTCACTTTTTACAATAACAATCGTGTAATTGGCAAAACGGTTCGGTATATATTCAGAATGTGCTTCTTTAACATATTTTGCTTTTGTTTTTTTACCCATAATTAAAATTTTCTATCTACTTTTAGTAAAATACTGGGGACGGAGGAAAGTATTAAGACAGAAACTAATAGAAATTTATAGAAATTTATAGAAATTCGCTTTACCGAAATTAGGGATTGCTTTGCTATTGTTCGCAATGAGTGGTTAGAAAGTATCGGGACGGTTCTGATTCTTTTCATACTATTTTACTTTGTCTAATAACTCAAAATATCTATCTCTACTTATTCCTGCTGTGGTCATATTGGTTCTAATATGTGCAACAGGAACTTCACGAGGACTGCATTTAATCACCAATGGTCTTGAGATACCTGTCTTTGTCATACTTATGTGGTCGCCTTTTCGTCTTTTTACTACAAATCCATCAAGTTCAAATATCCGTATCAGTTTTTCATAATGAATTGGTGTAATCTTCGGCATTATTCTACACGGGCTAAATCAAGTCCTAATTTATCAATAAGTATCGGTTCAGGTGGAATCCATTCTTGTCCCAAAGATGTAAATCCCGCTTCTTTCAATACCTCAACAAGTGTTCCCATTTCCTGACATTCTTCCAAAAAAAGCGAAACTGCTTCCGAAAGAGATTTTTTTGCTTCTTCAGGTGTATCTCCAAAGCTTGACACATTTAATTCAGGACACACTCCAACATATTGGTCACCTTCCTTAAACACTTCTGCTTTTACAATAATTTTTCCACTCATTTTAATTTCTCCCGTCTGCTAATAAAATAAAGGAAAAGAAAAAAGGGACAGGTCCTTTTTTTACTTTATCTGGATTTCCCCCGTATCAAGTACGTGGTCAGAATGACAGACAAGTTTTTCATATTCACTTTTAGAAAGTATCGGGACGCCCCATACCAAGCCACCAAATCGGCGGCTGCTACGGGATAAAGTTCTGGTTTTCATACTATCATAATAATTCTTGAAGTTCTTCTACTGCTAAATTTGCAAGCCGTAAAATTCCTTTGAGTGTACCTGGTTTGATTATTTTTCCTGTATGCACAGGAACGGGAAATGTGGTTTTTCTTCCTTCTGCAAATTTCCTCATCTGAATATGACTCCCTTTTTGTCTGGCAATTTCAAATCCGCTTTTTTGTAGTGCTCTGACCAATTCTTTACCGGTAATCCTCGGCAATGCGGACATCAGAGTGCCATCTCCAATTCTTTTCTCACTATTTTCCGTAATTCCAATTTATCAATACCAATTTCTTCAATATGTAATTCTGCTGCTTCTTTAATATTTCTCAAAGCGTCTTTTTCATTATCACCCTGACTGTAAATATCAAGTTCGGGACAATAAACCGTAAAACCTCCTTCTTCTGGTTCTGGAATAAGTTCTACACTAATTTTAATTTTTCCCGTTGGTTTATATTCCGTTTGTGTTTCACGAACCTGATTTGCTTTCTTACCCATAATTTTTTACTCCACTTTTAGTATAAAGTATTTTTTAAGTTTTGTCAATGTGAATTTTTACACATAATACCCTGTCCCTGCGGGACACCCCTTTTTAGAAAAAGGGAATTTTTGTCACAGCTTTAATCTTCTACTTCTTCCTGGGTAAGTTTCTCGTAGAATTTCAAGAAATCCCATTTCTCAGGGTTAGTATCATCCAGCGCCATCATCGCCATTGCAACATCAGGATGTCTATTCAGCATCCCGGTAATCATATACGGGATAGCATAACCCCAAGGTATTTCTTTGCTTAACGGCAGGATATCTTTGCTAATCACATCTAACAGTGGGCGGATATTGAACTTTGGATTTTTCAGGAAACTGATAAGCAGTTCTAACGGGCAGTTGCCTGCTGCACGACCAAGCCCGTATAGTGTGCCATCTAAATAATTAGCGCCACGGATGATACCGGCAATCGTATTAGCAAATGCGAGTTGTTTATGGTTATGGCAGTGCACGCCAATCTCTTTTCCTTTCAGATATCTTTTGTACTTATCTACGAAAAAATCTATATCCTCGCTATAAAGTGCGCCAAAACTATCTACAATATAGCAGGCACTAATTTTGGTTTCTTCGTCTATTTGCTGTAGCGCTTCATCCAGTTCGCGGTCTAATGCTTTTGAGATTGACATTATATTGATTGTCGCTATGTAGCCCTTATCAGTCGCATTATTAGCGAGTTTGATTGCCTTGTCTACATCCTTGACATATGTTGCCACGCGTATCACATCTACCACACTTTTCTCTTTTGGCAGAATATCATCGGCAACCGCTTTATGTGCATCCTGCATAATAGCGATTTTTGTCCCTGAATACTTGTTCCCATCTACTACTTTGAGCAGGTTCTCTTCGTCACAGAACCGCCACGGACCGTATTCGGTGACTGAGAACATTTTTTTGCTGTTTCGGTAGCCGAGTTCTACAATATCTATACCGGCAGCGCAAACCGCCTTATAGACATTTCGGACAAGTTCCAAAGTGAAATTGGACTTATTCATCAGTCCGCCATCACGGATTGTACAATCTATTACTTTGATTTGTGGTCTGAACATAATAATATCAGCGATTAGCCCCCGACTTAAGTCGGGGGTAAGTAATTAAGTGATTAGTAAAATCAAATCACTAACCACTTAACCACCTAACCACTTCTTTTTCGCTGCCTCTGTTTTCAATCAATAACGGAATCGCCTATTCCGTCGGGCTCTTCTTCCGTAGATAATGTTGCAATAACTTTCGCTTCTTTTTCCAGTATTTTTTGTTTTATTATTTTCACCGTCCAAAAGTAGACAGTTAGCGGGATAACCAAAAAAATTGTTAAAACCTGCCAGCCCGGTAGTTTAATCAACTGTGTAGAAAATCTATCCGTATTCCAGATAGTAAGCACGATTGCTGAATACATTATACTGAAATTGGTTCGCGGGTCAGATGCTTTGAATAATTCTAATCCTTCTGAACGCGGTTTATGCAACGGCCAGAATAATGCGCCACCAATATGACCTGTCATATCTTCCGCTATATGTGTAAAGAAACCGAGAAACGCAACCAATCCGTAAAGCCACCAGTGATAAAAATTTAACAGATATGCGATTATATGAATCGGGATTGAAAGCAAAAACCCGAGCACCCAGGAATGGCTCCAGGTTCTATGCCATGGCAGCCAGTTAAAATACAGTTTGCCGTCTGATTCTTTTTGGAAGCCGAATTGCGAGCCGCTGAATATCTCTATTGTAGACGGCTTAACGGTAGTGGCTTCTTTGTCAGGTCCTTTTATTCGTTGACGCAGGAATCGGACTATTTTGTTAAGCCAGTCAACTTCTAAATTGCGTGATTTTAATTCATAGTCCAGTTTCGCTTTTCCAACCCGATTTTTTGATGGTGCGGTATTCGGAAGCGGGCATTGCGATGTTTTAACCATTTCGTTAATTTGGACTATAACCTCTTTTTCCGGGAAAAGAACATTATACTGTCGCCATAACGAAGCACCGAGTTGAATCGGGTAGAATTGGACTCTTGTGAATTTGCCGGTTCTACCTGCGTAAGAGATTGCCTCGGCAAACTTATCCGCCATTTTTTGCGGGTCCGGGTTCCGCGGGTCAGGGTCTATCTCGTATTCTGCAGCTGAAAAATACTGTCCTAACTTGAAGTCAAGCGTATCCGGTAACAAGCCAAACGCACCTGCTAAAAGCAGTATAAACGAGTTTGCAGCGCCTTCAACGGTATCTACACGGCTCTGTGTTGACATCTTTATTACTTCAGGTATAAAAGTAGCCGCTGCAATACCTGATATGAAATGTGTTAACCCTTTCATTTTAGTAATTTTTTATAGGACGCAGATTTTCGCAGAAAAATCAGGATTTACTCTGCCTCCATCTGCATCCTACTGCTTTTTCTCAAATTGTCAAAAGCAAACCGCTTAATTTCTGCTTGGGGTCCAAAATTCAACAACAATCCAACCTCTATAATGAATTTTTATATACTTTTTCTAAGAAACCATAACCAAGAGTATTATAAACATGGTAAAATGCCTTAATTATTTTCTCGGTTGTGTCTTTATGTTTAAAATCTTGATTTTTCTGCGTTTATCGGCGTCCTATTCTATATCAACCCTAACAACTTGGCAATTTTATCGCCATAACCTGCCATATTCAGTGCGATTGGTACTAATAGCACTGCCATACAGTGTGAGCGTCTGCAATTAAAAAACACCGGGATAGAGCCGATACAGGTAGTAACTGCGGCAACCAGAAGCGCCATTATCCCGCCTTGTATATCGTGTAATCCACCACCCATAAAATATACAACACCGATTACGAATACTGTGACAATCCCGTATATCAATTTTATATTTTCACTTAATTTCTTAAAATATCTGACTGTCAGATGTGTCGCCCAGATAAGCATCAGCATTGAAATGCCTGAAGTAAAAACAATCACAGACAGCATCACAAAATAATCGCCTGATTGAGGTGCTGCAAGTGGTTTCAACATAATATTCATTCCACCGCGTCCCATCCCATTGGGTGTATTCTGGGTTAAAACAAACACCAATAGAAATGCGCCAACATAATAAATGATTTTGTTGATACCACCTGCTATCAAAAAAATGCGTTCCTGAATATAATATATTTCAGGTGTATGCAGATGCACAACGGTCCCGGGCTCGGTTGGTTTCTCATATGAAGTTTGTTTAAGATTCCGATGGTTACTCATATGGCTTGCGGAGATTGCAGCAATACCGATTGTTACTGCTGGAATCATTGCGGTGATAAGTCCGCCGATAATACCTGGCAGACAGGCATACCCGAAATCATTCCAGCCGGCATTAACATATTTGGATTCATACTGTATTTGCGGATATTTTGCTTTTGACAAGAATGTCTGC
This DNA window, taken from Elusimicrobiota bacterium, encodes the following:
- a CDS encoding aldolase catalytic domain-containing protein — its product is MFRPQIKVIDCTIRDGGLMNKSNFTLELVRNVYKAVCAAGIDIVELGYRNSKKMFSVTEYGPWRFCDEENLLKVVDGNKYSGTKIAIMQDAHKAVADDILPKEKSVVDVIRVATYVKDVDKAIKLANNATDKGYIATINIMSISKALDRELDEALQQIDEETKISACYIVDSFGALYSEDIDFFVDKYKRYLKGKEIGVHCHNHKQLAFANTIAGIIRGANYLDGTLYGLGRAAGNCPLELLISFLKNPKFNIRPLLDVISKDILPLSKEIPWGYAIPYMITGMLNRHPDVAMAMMALDDTNPEKWDFLKFYEKLTQEEVED
- a CDS encoding clan AA aspartic protease, whose translation is MGETRIEIEIKGKRKKETVNVLVDTGATLTVISEKILESLGIRKTEEVEVELADGKVVKRFLGEAKITLDSKSLTTRVIFGKKSDTQVLGTVVLEELGLAVDPIRKRIIPVRYLFMKMGTVENKAG
- a CDS encoding type II toxin-antitoxin system HicB family antitoxin codes for the protein MGKKANQVRETQTEYKPTGKIKISVELIPEPEEGGFTVYCPELDIYSQGDNEKDALRNIKEAAELHIEEIGIDKLELRKIVRKELEMAL
- a CDS encoding type II toxin-antitoxin system HicA family toxin, which codes for MPKITPIHYEKLIRIFELDGFVVKRRKGDHISMTKTGISRPLVIKCSPREVPVAHIRTNMTTAGISRDRYFELLDKVK
- a CDS encoding GxxExxY protein, with the protein product MIKAFYHVYNTLGYGFLEKVYKNSL
- a CDS encoding type II toxin-antitoxin system HicA family toxin encodes the protein MSALPRITGKELVRALQKSGFEIARQKGSHIQMRKFAEGRKTTFPVPVHTGKIIKPGTLKGILRLANLAVEELQELL
- a CDS encoding tripartite tricarboxylate transporter permease, which produces MIELTIIAYCLLGTIIGGLLCIIPSLHIYNVTGIAILIYLKFRSVIPEPALVPFFMSMMVAFAFLNTLPMTFFCAADESAGATILPSMDMLKNGKGRDAALLSGMGTLLGAFILVILTPFFYKVCTYIYAVSRFHLHWIIGLILVHYVMSEWPKGAGRGRKPWSKLKNGWSNIFAGLLTFSLASIVGLILTTKPLAPPELSFQNIMPIFVGFFAFPSILQTFLSKAKYPQIQYESKYVNAGWNDFGYACLPGIIGGLITAMIPAVTIGIAAISASHMSNHRNLKQTSYEKPTEPGTVVHLHTPEIYYIQERIFLIAGGINKIIYYVGAFLLVFVLTQNTPNGMGRGGMNIMLKPLAAPQSGDYFVMLSVIVFTSGISMLMLIWATHLTVRYFKKLSENIKLIYGIVTVFVIGVVYFMGGGLHDIQGGIMALLVAAVTTCIGSIPVFFNCRRSHCMAVLLVPIALNMAGYGDKIAKLLGLI
- a CDS encoding right-handed parallel beta-helix repeat-containing protein, translated to MDIKNSKMEPRMNTNKHEKNLVLFFLVSIFLYFHITCLWAGFTGDFSQAGGSVYDGGNADGGGGVAVDTITAGGPYIYVTGSSSNGVTANDYFTIKYDATGVMLASATFNSVYNYNDEAQSVAVSTSGDVYVIGRSSNGSNWDYVTVKYNSNLVFQSSAVFNSVYNNADEGFGIAVKNNNVYVTGNSNNGSNDDFVTVKYDSNLVFQSSVVFNGGNNDLAKKVAVDNSGNVYITGASYNASYDYAVIKYDSNLVFLSSDAYDSGNWDDSYGVAIDTSGNVFVTGLRNNGANDACITVKYNSNLTFQSSVVFDTTYDDRGQGIAVDKSGNVYVTGFLNNGSNWDYLTLKYNNNLVFQSSTGYNSGFDDNAYGIAVDTSAKVYVTGSSNNDFRTIRCTLPSSVIKSVASGNWDSTNTWEDGTIPLSSQGVEIQSGHTVTFNRNDTAVTCSTITISGTLQYDGAVDTRTMVVAGNIDIQNGGKLLMPPNTGYISALKIKCNSDGEFGIIVNNGGIFDVQGNTTTTPSTRNCLIASDNPSAKTYIRNLSQTETNFNLYYVEISSVGVNATSKFGITFDGPGTRGKINYCTVHSGYYDIYLNQSSNNTISNNSCYSSSNYGILLYSNCNNNTISNNSCYSNSAYGIYLYSSCNNNTISNNSCYSNTSYGIYLAGDSNNTISNNSCYSNSAYGILLNNNSNNNIISNNSCYSNTNYGICLNNSSNNNTISNNSCYSNQYGIDTYNSINNTVVNCELGKGGNNTNGDIYYSAGSVSKLTLKNCNLYSATKVATNGMDTAGSYLVSYNQDGTSGNVKIWGDYHIQSGNSEIWNFGNLLYVSTATQPNSTLNGTGSITYPVTVDSMTVTELWEVKCVGDPSFEVKRSSAIGASFISDGTATEGSAYTSTARGVVFTIGSDAYSVGDVFYFVTISSSNDQNVQKKIEFSDTPVGTKLTVDTGGTLQMLGTQAYPTISTSAASNYYGFYASGTINASNYTFSNLASSGVVIVPGTTVVDLSSGTFDTIQAGAGDASYIRVTGITSNATFYSCVFNDTSGTANYNVKADGSDINWTFRKWSGVKAGEDYDYDGIGSTVTWIDPLSVDITELSFNFGQVSFGGSVISDSSATITNNGDVNATYQIKLSTPPGWTAGTTAGIDQFVFYVIVSSAEPSPSDFGSEDIVSTTAQTATNTVFAGPTTENGVNVPPGEKRYMWTQFLAPTKTTTETQQGITITITPVSP
- a CDS encoding type II toxin-antitoxin system HicA family toxin, which codes for MKRKELIRHLLENGCVFEKEGKKHTIFYNPESGESATIPRHKEINTFTARGICKDLEVEIIKKK
- a CDS encoding type II toxin-antitoxin system HicB family antitoxin; amino-acid sequence: MGKKTKAKYVKEAHSEYIPNRFANYTIVIVKSENWYAGYVKELPGAHSQGKTIDEVKENLKESIKMILESNYRHFISGQNKVLEERITVNV
- a CDS encoding metal-dependent hydrolase — translated: MKGLTHFISGIAAATFIPEVIKMSTQSRVDTVEGAANSFILLLAGAFGLLPDTLDFKLGQYFSAAEYEIDPDPRNPDPQKMADKFAEAISYAGRTGKFTRVQFYPIQLGASLWRQYNVLFPEKEVIVQINEMVKTSQCPLPNTAPSKNRVGKAKLDYELKSRNLEVDWLNKIVRFLRQRIKGPDKEATTVKPSTIEIFSGSQFGFQKESDGKLYFNWLPWHRTWSHSWVLGFLLSIPIHIIAYLLNFYHWWLYGLVAFLGFFTHIAEDMTGHIGGALFWPLHKPRSEGLELFKASDPRTNFSIMYSAIVLTIWNTDRFSTQLIKLPGWQVLTIFLVIPLTVYFWTVKIIKQKILEKEAKVIATLSTEEEPDGIGDSVID
- a CDS encoding type II toxin-antitoxin system HicB family antitoxin: MSGKIIVKAEVFKEGDQYVGVCPELNVSSFGDTPEEAKKSLSEAVSLFLEECQEMGTLVEVLKEAGFTSLGQEWIPPEPILIDKLGLDLARVE